A section of the Desulfuromonas sp. genome encodes:
- a CDS encoding type II secretion system F family protein, whose protein sequence is MDLLTILLLGSVFLFTTGIMAMVFLFAKESRFAEKRTIKKRLYYISAGGMHGREKLSLYRNKVLQDVGVLERLAFKLPRISRLDGLLIKARVPINASTFILASLFLGGLGLLVSLQFLPQKIAAVAIGCVCLLIPYFMLRMAERSYYAKFDEQLPEALDLLSRAMKSGHALTSGLEMIVSEMENPIKSEFSATVDEIKLGLTLQEAFDNLCDRVPTTDLRFFAVSVQIQKETGGNLTEILDNISRLIRDRVQFDRQVRALTAEGRLSAVVLVSLPLLMFLYIYFVNYEYISLLWKEEIGRIMLYSGIVSAIVGAYLINKIVTVEM, encoded by the coding sequence ATGGACCTTTTGACAATCCTATTACTGGGCTCCGTATTCCTCTTCACCACCGGCATAATGGCCATGGTCTTTCTGTTTGCCAAAGAAAGCCGCTTTGCCGAAAAGCGCACCATCAAAAAGCGCCTGTACTACATCTCTGCAGGGGGCATGCACGGCCGGGAGAAACTCTCCCTCTACCGGAACAAGGTTCTCCAGGACGTGGGGGTCTTGGAGAGGTTGGCCTTCAAACTGCCCCGCATCAGTCGCCTCGACGGCCTCCTCATCAAGGCCAGGGTGCCCATCAATGCCTCGACCTTCATCCTCGCAAGCCTTTTCCTTGGGGGCCTGGGACTGCTTGTGAGCCTTCAGTTCCTGCCCCAGAAGATCGCCGCCGTCGCCATTGGGTGCGTGTGCCTTCTGATCCCCTACTTCATGCTCCGGATGGCCGAAAGATCCTACTACGCGAAATTCGACGAGCAGCTGCCCGAGGCCCTCGATCTCCTCTCCAGGGCCATGAAATCGGGGCATGCCCTGACCTCGGGACTGGAGATGATCGTTTCCGAAATGGAGAACCCCATCAAGTCCGAATTCTCCGCGACGGTTGACGAGATCAAACTCGGGCTCACCCTCCAGGAAGCGTTCGACAACCTGTGTGACCGTGTCCCGACCACCGATCTGCGGTTTTTCGCGGTGTCGGTGCAGATCCAGAAGGAGACCGGGGGGAACCTCACGGAAATCCTCGACAACATCAGTCGCCTGATCCGGGACCGGGTCCAGTTCGACAGGCAGGTCAGGGCTCTGACCGCCGAGGGCAGGCTTTCCGCGGTGGTACTCGTATCCCTTCCCCTTTTGATGTTCCTCTACATCTATTTTGTGAACTACGAATACATCTCCCTCCTCTGGAAGGAAGAGATTGGGCGCATCATGCTGTACAGTGGGATTGTTTCCGCCATTGTCGGCGCCTACCTTATCAACAAAATCGTCACCGTAGAAATGTAA
- a CDS encoding tetratricopeptide repeat protein: MPSQDAIQQKQLEKLSPAELVREGNLHLAKDNLQLAKLHFSLALKKAPHSPAPYVGMGQILQRGGKLKEAQQAYQQAVKEGPLHRPALLSLAILSRELGEHETAVVFLRKLLDRNPGDQESMTELAITYDDMGEEMLAEPLFSQIVQTQPEAASAYNNLGFNFLLQGRYSDAITALGTALGQDPGDRQILNNLATAYALHGDEDKALQLFEEAVGKPAAFNNLGYLYMTQGHWDRAEEAFLQAMKLNPRFYPRAQENLDQLARLRSRSEP, translated from the coding sequence TTGCCCTCCCAGGACGCAATTCAACAAAAACAGCTGGAAAAACTGTCTCCTGCGGAACTGGTGCGGGAAGGCAACCTCCACCTGGCCAAGGACAATCTTCAATTGGCCAAACTGCACTTCAGCCTGGCCCTCAAAAAAGCCCCCCATTCCCCAGCACCCTACGTCGGTATGGGCCAGATCCTGCAGAGGGGGGGCAAATTGAAAGAGGCGCAGCAGGCCTATCAGCAAGCCGTGAAAGAAGGCCCGCTGCATCGCCCTGCCCTGTTGTCCCTGGCGATTCTTTCGAGGGAACTCGGAGAGCACGAAACCGCGGTGGTCTTTCTTCGCAAACTCCTCGACCGCAACCCCGGCGACCAGGAGTCAATGACGGAGTTGGCCATAACCTACGATGACATGGGAGAAGAGATGCTCGCCGAACCTCTTTTTTCCCAGATTGTCCAGACCCAGCCCGAGGCGGCCTCGGCCTACAACAACCTGGGCTTCAACTTCCTCCTTCAGGGACGCTACTCCGACGCGATTACAGCCCTTGGCACCGCCCTCGGGCAGGACCCCGGCGACAGGCAGATTCTGAACAATTTGGCAACCGCCTACGCCCTGCATGGAGACGAGGACAAGGCCCTGCAACTGTTCGAGGAAGCAGTCGGCAAACCTGCGGCCTTCAACAACCTCGGATATCTTTATATGACCCAAGGCCATTGGGATAGGGCCGAGGAGGCTTTTTTGCAGGCAATGAAACTCAACCCAAGGTTCTATCCCCGGGCCCAGGAGAACCTCGATCAACTCGCCCGCCTGCGCTCCCGTTCCGAGCCGTAA
- a CDS encoding type II secretion system F family protein yields MAPAEGATKKKLRLKLIQAGFRSERAYQNYLAAKVVGAVVFPAILVGTRFFYGFNAEAAALCLVLALAGFLLPNLFLHYLTKARQQRIVKALPDALDLMVVCVEAGLGLDMTFKRIGEEIRPMNQDLSDEFFLTNLEIRGGRPRHESLKNMALRTGISEINALMTILVQTARFGTSLAKSLRVHADSMRVKRRQMAEEKAAKAAVKLLFPLIFFIFPALFVVLVGPAAIKIVTILFPAMSGN; encoded by the coding sequence GTGGCTCCAGCCGAAGGAGCCACAAAGAAAAAACTGCGCCTCAAGCTTATCCAGGCGGGTTTCCGTTCGGAACGAGCTTACCAGAACTACCTTGCCGCCAAGGTGGTTGGCGCCGTCGTCTTCCCCGCCATCCTGGTAGGCACCCGTTTCTTTTACGGCTTCAACGCCGAGGCAGCCGCACTGTGCCTGGTTCTAGCCCTTGCCGGCTTTCTTCTTCCCAATCTATTCCTCCATTACCTCACCAAGGCGCGGCAGCAGAGAATCGTCAAGGCCCTGCCCGACGCCCTGGACCTGATGGTCGTCTGTGTGGAAGCCGGCCTCGGCCTGGACATGACCTTTAAAAGGATCGGTGAGGAAATCAGACCCATGAACCAGGACCTCAGCGATGAATTCTTCCTCACAAACCTGGAGATCCGGGGCGGGAGGCCACGGCACGAAAGCTTGAAAAACATGGCCCTGCGAACGGGAATCTCGGAAATCAACGCGCTGATGACCATTCTGGTTCAGACCGCCCGTTTCGGAACGAGTTTGGCCAAGTCTCTGCGCGTACACGCCGACAGCATGCGGGTCAAGAGGCGCCAGATGGCCGAAGAGAAAGCGGCCAAGGCGGCGGTCAAGCTCCTGTTCCCCTTGATCTTTTTCATTTTCCCGGCCCTCTTCGTGGTTCTCGTCGGTCCGGCGGCCATCAAGATCGTCACCATTCTCTTCCCCGCAATGAGCGGCAACTAA